In Frondihabitans sp. PAMC 28766, the following proteins share a genomic window:
- a CDS encoding LacI family DNA-binding transcriptional regulator, with amino-acid sequence MNHRGSDGISNATLRDVAARAGVSIRTVSNVVTSAVAVRPETRIQVEAAIEELDYRPNLAARRLRSRRAQVIGLVLPDVTLPYFREFADDVLTAASSHGFAVVVEQTHGDPERERTILDNPRLLHVDGIVLAAVTLGADEPDADDGRPVVLAGTEVFGESLDAVSLDQFAAGRAVGALLGRRGRTRPVLVAGRHPHWPIVDTERYRGFVDGLAAHGVTFDPERIVEVGAVALDDGRRAADVVLARFPDVDAVFANADALAVGVLAGLQDAGRSVPDEVALVGFGDIEYAAFTEPPLSTVDTMRGETARAAVEMLEARLSAPGTAPRRIDTGFRLVERASTGAASTEPELSRALSTGAASVEAAS; translated from the coding sequence GTGAACCACAGAGGCTCGGATGGGATATCCAACGCGACCCTGCGGGACGTCGCGGCGCGTGCCGGTGTCTCGATCCGGACCGTGTCGAACGTCGTCACGAGCGCCGTCGCGGTCCGACCTGAGACCAGGATTCAAGTCGAGGCGGCGATCGAGGAGCTCGACTACCGACCGAACCTCGCGGCGCGCCGACTCCGGTCGAGGCGGGCTCAGGTGATCGGCCTCGTGCTGCCTGACGTGACCCTGCCCTACTTCCGCGAGTTCGCGGACGATGTCCTCACCGCGGCAAGTTCCCATGGCTTCGCGGTGGTCGTCGAGCAGACCCACGGTGATCCCGAACGAGAGCGGACGATTCTTGATAACCCACGACTCCTGCACGTGGACGGTATCGTGCTCGCTGCCGTGACGCTCGGTGCCGACGAGCCCGACGCTGATGACGGGCGCCCGGTCGTGCTCGCCGGGACCGAGGTATTCGGCGAGTCGCTCGACGCCGTCTCGCTCGACCAGTTCGCCGCCGGCCGGGCGGTGGGCGCGCTGCTCGGGCGGCGGGGGCGTACCCGGCCAGTCCTCGTTGCCGGTCGACACCCGCACTGGCCCATCGTCGACACCGAGCGCTACCGAGGATTCGTCGACGGGCTGGCCGCGCATGGTGTCACGTTCGATCCCGAACGGATCGTCGAGGTGGGCGCGGTGGCCCTCGATGACGGGCGCCGCGCTGCGGACGTCGTCCTGGCGCGGTTCCCCGACGTCGACGCGGTCTTCGCGAACGCCGACGCACTCGCCGTGGGCGTCCTCGCGGGGCTGCAGGATGCCGGTCGGAGTGTCCCGGACGAAGTCGCCCTCGTCGGCTTCGGCGACATCGAGTACGCGGCGTTCACCGAACCGCCGCTCAGCACGGTGGACACGATGCGCGGCGAGACCGCACGTGCCGCGGTCGAGATGCTCGAGGCACGGCTGTCCGCCCCGGGGACTGCACCTCGGCGCATCGATACCGGCTTCCGGCTGGTTGAACGCGCATCGACCGGTGCGGCGTCAACAGAGCCCGAACTGTCTAGAGCGTTATCGACAGGCGCTGCGTCGGTCGAGGCTGCGTCGTGA